DNA from Ptychodera flava strain L36383 chromosome 15, AS_Pfla_20210202, whole genome shotgun sequence:
atACACGCTAAGTTAACAAGCTAAATAGcgagtgtttcaacattctttggggagtagaataagaactttcagttgacatacaaaataaaaatgatgaaataaatcatcaaaagttagcattactggccgtGTAAACTTTATTTTCATTGCCCTGTCTTTTAGCGAAGTGTCAGAAGAAGACGATTATTCGATGACGTTCCGACAACTTAGAGATTCAATCTGAGTTTATAGTCCAGCCTACACGACGTTAAATACTCGAGGAAATTTGATGCTTGGTGAAGCTTATTTGCATTCAATGGAGAATAATAATTGTTTACTGACAGCCACGGACTCAAGTCAAAACCAAAACCAAACATAGTTACTTAAATTTGCTGTTCAAGTAGTTAATCATATTTTCAACACCAGTATCCATTCGATAATTTCCAGTACAAGTCCAGTAATTTACAGTACTGTAAGCGTATCTCTACCCTCCCCCGATTATTACATGAATTCAGCCAAAAGGGTGATTACACATTTAGTTCAAATGATTGTACCTGTTGCACAATCATGATATAGATACCATTGTACATATCGGTCATACAGTTGTGATACTGGGCATGCTCATTGTCTGACTCGTTGAGTTCCTTCACCGTGTCTGAAAAgtgagggcgctcttctatatTACTTCATTGCTTGATTCAAGTTGGTAAATGCCAGTACGATCAGCCTGACGGCGTAGGTGATCGATCGATGCCAAAGGCTGACACTATGATCCGGTGAACGGAAAGAAAATAGAGTGTTGAAGATCAGCAGGACCCTAAAACGAAAATTGAGGAGCACGCTGTCGAGCGAGGACGCGACGAAATGCACACAAAAATGTAATGGCATTTCAATTAAGCCTATGATGGGTAATTTTTACACTAGTTGTACTTTATGACATAACAGAATTGAAACACTGAACTCTAACTGAGCACCAGACTCCAATGAAATCAGGATTAATTAATATACCGGCTTAACCTACATCCCTTCATCCATTCCAAAAGTAGCAACACATGAATATGATGTTTTTCGGTTAACTGTACATAATTTGGTGTGATTTATGGCCATTAGCTCATTTGTTATGACATTAATAGCTCCAACAAAGGGTATCTTTATGGAGATGGAGGAGGGACTATGGGTAATTGGCGTCATAGTTCACAATGTACTTTGGTGTCACACGGGAtgacctttataaaatatggagTCCGAGGGGCGGTGCAGGGACTTTGGACCACGAAAGCACCGTTGTTAACCTGCGTGTAAAGTTGAGCCATGTAATGCATATATTTATTAGGTAGTGGCGTTGACGCGACTGCTTTACACTTAACTAGACTTAACTTAGGAGACTGTGAATATATGCACAGTGAAAACGCCAGTCTTCGTCGCTACTGCAGAACAAGTCGACTCTACACTCAACATTATACACGGTTTCATAAATGTATGCAAGATTAATCGGTAATCGCACATATACCCTTTCAGATTTTGGTATACATTACACTGTCTGTAAGGAACTCACAACGCTTTTGCAAACATATTAATCTTGAAATTACTGTCTCTGTGAGGCATTCTGAACTTTCGATCAGAGACCTTCTGAACCCTACGAAATCGTTTTTCTATACTTCAATAAAACTTGAGAAAAAGCTGCAATTAAAGCAGGAAAATTACAATCATCAGCATTGTTATCTGATTATTCAAAGTGCacaaaagcaataaaatatgacgtgttgatgaattttatgtcattttagTTCAACGACCTAGTCACTACAACTGTCCAGTTTGCAGGCAAATCCAAGTGAATTGGTATTTGTAGTGTTGCTAAAGGACAATGCGAGGATATGatcttaaagttccattagctgtatcttctggcgatttttctgttagttttgattgaaatgatcactggctcatgttgaagagtctgtcaaataacagagaatcgcatatcattcggaaacattacgtgcccgacaactaaataacatgtgattttacaacgaaaatttcaatttttgtccggacagaaatacaaactctgttgacacgcggattccaacgtaggcattcttctgcacctgcgcgagccatttacagcaatttaaaaataaatattcattacttatgcccggtacttacgtcgtagtccattgtccgaacacgttgcgtagccagatgtctggcaatccacgacgcaatgttgttttgatcctgcaataaaggtgaacttgtacatctcgcgtgatcgcggcgtcaccatatctgcgttctccccagcacgctgagcatgccagacgtcaacaaacgagctcggaagggcaacacgtttggacaaaaattagcagttttatgtggctttaacatcactaatcatgtttgtttcttcgtaaaacaacattttgcaacaaatatgagcctccaacatggaattttccgggtaaaaaatggtcaaaagttacaaataatggccctttaactATATCAGTCACAGTGTGCCCATACAGGGGCTGTAACAAGCGGTTAGATTATCGGATTATCCGGATGTTGAATACCACTTGCTAAGGTACACGTGTGTGGTGTAAAAAGTGTAGTTTTAATACATGCCATGTTTTAATGCCATTCAGGTTTACCGAACAAGAGGGAAGTATTTACCGCTCAGCAAGGCCGTAAAACCTTTCAGAGCACcctattttttgtcaattttatgtCTTCAGAAAATCGCTGAATCTACatctacggcgcgccaaatgtttcaaaaatatttatcgattcagtgcaaaaataaactgtctttctcaattgatataaaaattcggtctcattaggaaggaaataagtaagaaaagtataactaaaaaacaaaagacagaaatgtcatttaatacttcattttaacttgagaaaaaatctttaaagcgtaattaggaaataaacaactttcaacgatttgaaaaagtcatacatccatacttatcgacgtgcatacacgtataataaatgttcgcgtaaaaggtgcaatgagtgctgattttacaaaaaaaaagaaaatattgttatacagtggtacgtccacaaaattcacaagaaaatcactaaaaatcactactaccactcggaaaaaatagtacaaaaaataaaaatgtgaaccacatacagaaaatcattataaaagaatcagacaaaaaaagtcgtgcatacataaaattatttatgtacttaagaaaattaaaaagcactacgtctcataataaacgtatatagataatcaaaatataatatgaatcaccagccgctttgacagtaaagagaaaatcggagaaaaaattcggcagtgatggctctagacaaaagtggatctcatctacaaaaaaaaaaaaaaaaaaaaaaaaaaaaaaaaaattaaaaaacgacatgaacagagatacaaaaaaaacgcgtgggcctgtggaaagaaaaaaacaaatgaggactcgccacagcaaaaaaaaaaaaagaaaaaaagaaaaaaaaagaaaaaaacgagcactcgccacagaaaaaaaaacaacaagcccgaaattacaattatattattcaaaagactcgtggttcacgtttccttcgatcgatgaatccccaacagcggggaatccgatcaccacatactccaatgtttgacgaaatattaattgagcatttcagtgataacgtgacatcttgaaacctagctctgtttggctgggccctgctctacttgaaaccatacttgatgaaatgaagtgggcaatatcacctatagaacgtccaagttaacagtgatagttccagagagtcaatttcaggcagtccacaggtcggatcacgagcgagacgtacaacccatgacccttcatagcaacactgcgaacatatcgatgccttaggcgcggtatggcagggagcccactgcaggccttccaccgagccgcactgtcatcgccgtttggcccacatgatttctacacagttttatacgtgtggttcgatacatcgggttcaaataccatgataataaaccacctcgttgtttggtaattcctcgtctatcctcaaagatcacccaaatcatgataaaatgaatagttttgaagaaatctgccgcgtgttgagagaacgtccatcgttttccatgttcgacaagacgagcaacgcaactgtacaagccttacgtATGGCgcgagtgtccggccttcgcaacgccagacactctcactatactcgcagggctagaccggcacatacacgacatgtcgatccccattgcagaaatctttatatccacacagtccaatatatggagctacaatatttgtgcagtagcctatacatagctgtgggtggcagggctgtgagttaacGGCGTTATCATgccataacgccgggaacacacagccctgccatgcagagctacggtaactcacagcctagccctgccacccagagctaaaTTTAAATtgagtgtttcagcccgagtatttttgcctttgccacactccgtttagaggctaaacccaggggatacgtgtgtggttcgatacatagcggccgctgctagctctgcatgaccggcagggctgtgtgttaccggcgttatacgggaggccgtgtcacgccgggagcacacagccctgccatgcagaacgaGGCCGCTGCgcggtatgcaattttactatacAAACCCACACGGCGggcgctgtgtatcgaaccacacgtaaccgtgggctagcggctagccatcgttttgttggggtttgccatcgttttgttggggtttgggcacagactgtctatggttcgggagaggcggccctacactttacagcgaggggatcgctggttgccggcgtgtaggcctactgtacttgacgggaccgccggccgctggcttaccatctcgagtgtacattggagcgaggggaccgctggcagccgacgaaccaccacgagtgttttgtccacttttaaccaaaactggtaactgtttaatatagaatgggacgtgtcggtaacttggacgtccatgagatgatattgaagactagaagatGAGAGTAATataccccaaatatcttgtccaacatccgagtgtgatagtccaaaaccctctggcattaaactgtaacaatcatgacgttgacaattattcaattttcatgttgggctttttctgcggcgTGTACCACTCTgctttcttttctcgaacgggcctctttttttttcctactggttttttttttgttttttttttttggtaaccttttttttttttgtttttttgtaacctcgctttgggttttttttccaagctgacctcgttttggtttctttacagcctcaacgccggcgcgatctcggtcgacttttcaattgtgattctatTTCTTTTTTTAGGTGAGACCTGATGGtgattcgttttttttttttttggtagtagtgcaagtactatttgtggttttgtttttaatcatttcaatattttttgtgtgtgtgcttaatttttttttcgctattcccttataatcagcattcattgcacctttatatcaaatacacgtgtatgtgtacgtcaataagtatgggagtgtggtatttctaaacttttgcaaacagtttatcttatcattacggtttaaagaatattttacaattaagcattacataacattctgcccttttttgcaataatacttttctcgtttttcaatcgagaaagacggttgcatgtcatctttatctgtacagacacattcaaatatttaatgacatatTTCAAATGagtgctatttttatgaaaaggtacattaataaaatgcaatgatattgacaaaagaacttttttctttattattcatacacgtttaagactttttttagaaagaaaatttgacagtttatttttactcaatgacgataaatatttttgaaacatttggcgcgccgtactaCATCTGTAGTTCTGTACCTTGAAACACGTTGAAATTACGGTGCTTAAGATGACTATGCCTTCAACCCGGAAGGAGAAGAATGAGACGTACAATATCATAAGTATCAATGAACGTAAAAGAATGATAATGATCTAGCTACTGCGCTGAGGACACAAGACTGTGCATCAAGGGTATTCATACCGTATCGAAATCATTTGAGATCttttttgaaatgaaacatATTCCATTGGTAGTCATTGACCTTTTGTGACCCTACAGGAAAATGTCAGTTTCGTAATTGTCCATAAATCATGTACAGCTCAACCTAGTAAACCCATTGTGTGTAGTGACggaaatacattttatgattgATACAAACATGTCCTGACGGAGACCAGTGAGATGACGATGTAGAATTGATCTTGAGCAGGTAGCTGTCTCGCATGACGCCAAATCAACTTGAATGCTGGTGAATGTTCGACGAACGATATTTTATGTCATCTTATGTCCGCTTTTTTCAGGTGAGTCTTCGAAGCTTCACAGGATATTCATACTTTTCTCGAATCAGCAGATTGATCAGCCTTGCTTACAATTGTGTTCGTACGTGCACTAAGTCTTGTGAAGCACTGGGGAAAAACTGCCATCATTCAAGTTTTCAAACAGAGTATCTTCACAGACTTTCATTGAAACGTAACTTAAGATGCAACAATAATATCACTCTATGATTCTCTGCGATGAAAAAGATAAAGACCAAAATTTCGCAAAACGGCAATGTTCACTGAATCCATgtaatgtatcttttaattttcataactaTATACCTTGGTTTTCTGTGAATAAGCattcagttttatttttctgaccCAATAGCTTTCCATTTACCATTAAAATGCCATATTTTCTCCGTACCTGGTTACTGCGAGATCCCCGTACATTTGCAACCTGTAAAATATCTGTACAGCTGCAAAAAACTCTATACGGATAAACGTCATTCGTTTTACGTCATGCAAACGCTTTAACTTACACGACATAGGGTGCCATAGTGTCAGATTTATAGCATTCAAACGTTTCTTCCTGTCACACTTTGTTTCGGGTCGACACAAGGGTCGTAAGACCATTGACCCCGGAGCGAGACCAAGCGAGATCACATGACAAGGAGGGTATACTGGAATCACTGTACTAAAACCCGGGCAGACTCACCACACCGGTCATTTCTGCATGTCTCCACTTCGCAGGTAAATACTTGGCTCCTTACACGAAACATTCATTATGTGAAATTTCGAAAACTTTTCGCCGTCTTGTTATTGCATACATCTTTCCGGCGGTTCTGGTTTCTCATGCCGGTCGACACTGCACTGCCCATCGTTCTGCGCACATACACGTAGTGCCGTTGCTGTTTTGTCTATTGTTAAATGTTTTCTAATATGTTTTCATCGCAGCTTGGGTCAACTTTGCTGACGCGCGCACAAATCCTGACCTAACCATGGTTGACGCTGAAACGGTGGCAAATGCTGGCAGGAAACTGAATGTGGAGAGAGTCAAAAACTTCAAAGTTAGAGAGGATGACGTCTTTTTGGTAACCTTTCCTAAGTCAGGTAGGTATAAACGTTCTGTATCAGTGCAGCATTACTAAGTATATCACCAAAGAAGCAGCCCTGACAACGTACCAGAGGAGTCAAGTACTATATTGGTTTGGAACGTGACGGCCTAGATATGAAATGTGTGTATATGGTACACATCACAAATTCTCGAGGATACGTGTACCGATCTGACCGAAAAAAGTCGCTATCCCCTCTGTATACTCACAATACTAACACAGTGTAGCTATAGGAGGAGGGTTATAGGCGATCCGGGGTGACAGTATTGCAACACACAACACTCACGCACCTGTGCAATGATGTTTACTGAGTAATGATACAGCCTGTAGTCTAGGATTGAGGACTTTAAAAACTCATTCCTCGATCTGGAATCACAATCACAGACTCTGACACGGTATTCTGATGTCTAGTTCACCATGATTTTTATGCGCTCCCATTGTTCATGTGTTCGATTGTACTTTACAGTTGAATCTTCTGACCtttttcttgagggtctatggttgaatCTATTATTATAGCAAATTTCTCTCATACTTAAGGCTTCTCATGGATGAAAGAGATCCTGCCATTGGTCATGAATGGAGGCAACATCGACAAGATCAAAGACATACCACCGGACGTCAGAGTTCCGTATTTGGAATTCGCTCTTTCGGTTGATACAGATGAGGCTAGCAAGAAAACACAGGAACTTCTGGGTGTTCCAGAAGGGTTCGATGTGGACGCCATGAAATCACCGAGGACCATCGGCAGTCACCTCAGGGACGATTTGTTACCGAAAGAAATCGATGAAAAGAAAGCTAAGGTTTACGACATCACTTTGTTTAAAGTCTCTTGGACCAAAGGCCCGACAGACTAATGCTATGGCTTTTCGTGTGCCATATGCCGATAGCTGTAGACGGAGATATCTCTAAAAACCGTTGTGACTTTGTCTTAAACTTGGTGTGATGGTAACTCGGGCAAATCTTCAGGCAATTTTGGCCAGGTTATTTaactgaatgtttttaaaatcacTTTTGAAAGATTTCAGTCAAAATGCATTTGCATCaaaagtattaatttgatcactTTGCTGTTTGACATGTTTTCCTTGAGTTGTAATGGAGTCAGAATTGTTCATTTTATGGCAACGCATGCCTTTAACTATTTTTAAAGAATACTTTATCTGTGGTATAGTCAATTTTAAACATAGTGGGGCGAAAACAGTAATTACTATGAACATGCTTGTATTGACTCGGGCAAAAAAGTGTGTGATTTGGCAAACACTTGCCAGATATGTTATCAAGTGAATGTACAGTGTGCATACCAAACTAAAACCAACagatattgtattgttttcaactatcgaccaaaatttcattttgagtGTGATAGACAAAAGATAGATGAATAAGGTGGATCGCTCAGTGGAAGCGGAGGTTTAATATAGTGGtaacaaaaattgttttattctgTGTGACAATTTTTATTAAATGCTTATCTAATTCTAGGTACGGCTAGTGATTAAGTCGCTATTACACATGGGCCACTGTGAGCTCATAGTGAGTTACCAAATTTagaggtgacctttgacccatctAATAGTTTTAGTTCATACTTGTCCGGACCATATGACTTTTATGGGTGCACCCCAACgcacatttgttgcaaattgtgTTAAATGGGACGTACAGAGGATTTGGAAACCCCGTGTTACTTTCCACTGAGCTTGACTGCACAATGAGACTGAAAAATGAGGGCTCGAcgaaaaatacagagaaataattgcaaaatggCGATCATAGCGTCAAACGAGATTTGTTTTACTATGAATAAGGGGTGTCCATCTGTCGAAAAAGTCAACACACCTATTTATCACATGATTACATTCACAAAAGACCGAATGATCGGTTTTCTATCATATTTATTAGGAACATTTCAGATTTTTCTTATACGTACCGAGACGTTGTATTGTCGGCTGAAAGATCTGTCCCCTACCCCGACGGATCCAGTCTTACACCGAGatccattttttttcaaattatttcctTCATTTCAAAGTCATCAGGTTCGTAGACCACGTTCGATTTCATAGCTCATTTGCTTTCGGATATTGCAAGTGAAATGTGATTCAGCACGATACTTCGGGGCAGAGTAAGAATATAGCGGAGCAAAGAGAGAGTGAATCAAAGTAGGTTTTGCAGCTGTTGGGTGGAAAGATCAAGTTGAGCTTTGACTGGACTGGTCCtcgtcgcttggcttttctagGGCATACGCAGCAGTTAATGGCTGGCCAATCACGTTCACCCTAAGATCTACGCGACAGTTCTGCCGGAGTGTAGTGCCTTAAGTTACTCTCAGTCTGTCATAGACTCGGGGCAAGTCTACGGAATCGTATTCATGCATGCCATTTTTGTGAGAAAataatctcgtaattacgagttttaaattCTTGTATTTACGACTTTTTGATTCTCGTACACGAGTTTTTGGTTCTCGCAATTACGAGATGTTAGTTTTCATATTTACCAGAatgaaaaactcgtaattacgagaatcaaaatgCCGTAATTACGAGAATGTAAGAATCGTAATTAcaagatttttaattttttccccttACAAATGTGGCACGAATACGCTTCCGTACAAGTCTACATATTGATCAAGTTAAAGTCCATAATTCAACCGAACAAAGTGTAAGTGAATGTTAAGTATACACTCCTTTCAGCTTGCAAGTTACTAATGCCTCGCATGTCACAATATACACACCCCCTTTTTCAGGTCATCTACGTCGCCCGAAACCCGAAAGACGTTAGCGTGTCGATTTTCCATTTCTGTCAGCTTCTGCTGAAAGGACTGAGCGCCACGAATCCCGAGCTCAGCCCTTACGAAGACTTCAACGAGTTCTTTCCAGACGTCGTGGAAATTAAGAGACGGGCACAAGCAGTGGTCTGTGAGTTTGTTAGCTTCGAAATTATCACATACATGATACTACATTACAATGTATACTGTTCTTACAGCCCAGTCATCGATGCTGTTGTAACTTAaaacttaaaagttttatttattccaaaaccttcaaaatgagccgGCGTTAAGatgagtggtagatcagaaaattattgtaaacatttgagagtccgaatgtctgtccccagaAGGCTTAAGGGCCATATTTACAAATGTAGATTAAAGAAAGTTAAATGTCACATTTCAGTATTTCTTGGTGATTT
Protein-coding regions in this window:
- the LOC139151235 gene encoding sulfotransferase 1B1-like is translated as MVDAETVANAGRKLNVERVKNFKVREDDVFLVTFPKSGFSWMKEILPLVMNGGNIDKIKDIPPDVRVPYLEFALSVDTDEASKKTQELLGVPEGFDVDAMKSPRTIGSHLRDDLLPKEIDEKKAKVIYVARNPKDVSVSIFHFCQLLLKGLSATNPELSPYEDFNEFFPDVVEIKRRAQAVVYDGSKWHEHVLPWWKRRHEKNVLFLKYEDMIKDLKAAVRQIAQFLEIELTDEVVKTISDYCSFDSMKKRQLSLKADFTQKFMKAKPNESPFVRKGKVGGWKNYFTVAQNESYDNAYREWMKGSDLEMTFEG